The Candidatus Poribacteria bacterium sequence CTTTCCTTTCAAAACAAGCGTTATGTTTATGAAAGGATACCTGCTTTTCTGCTTTCAAACACCTTAATTCTTAAAATTGTCCAAACTTTAGTAAATGAAAGTAACACAGATACTAAGCTTATTCCCAAAAAACAAATCAGAACTCCTACGATTCAGTTGGCAGGAAACACCGGCTGGTATTCAGTTTACCGCGCTGTCGGGTAACCTTTCCCTAACCGAGTATGCGAATACCTTGCCACCAGATGCTTATCAAGCCCAAGCACAGTGGCTATTGCTTAAGGAATTTATTGATAACGGTCAAGCAGAATTGTCTGACACAGCAGTACATATTCCGTTTGAAGAGGTATGTCGGCTTACGTCCGTTGAACAGGAACTCCTCGGTTTACCAGAACCCTATCCATTTGAACTTGAAATCCGATCGCATGGAACCCTCAATCAGTCAGAATTCCTATACAATTACCAATTCTTAAAACCTGATGGGAAGCCTTTGCATCCAACACGAATCGGCTGTGTGTTGCGATTAACGGATGCGTGGGTTTACCTACTGACACACGAGCAGTTCGCTCTTTTAGAAGAATTAGACGCATTCAATGCGCGAGAAGTTGAAGATAAAAATTTTGAAGCGAATTTGATTGAGTTCGCAAAAATTAAGGGACTCGCCAAGGAAACAGGCAGCGTACTGGATCGCTATCTAAACCAAGAAGAAGTCGTCGCTCCGAAAACCCTTCGCTTGCGTTTGCGTGAATCCGGCGATAGTGTCGAAATAATCCCTGATGCTGCTGATATTGACAGCGAAAAATTTGAGGAAGTCTTTGATAAATTCCCGAACCCAGAGACTACGTACAATCTCCCTCAACCTAATGGCGGACGAACCCGGGTTCTCTTTCAGGAAAAGCAGAAAGAGACTTTGCAAACCCTTAAACACTATCGACGTGTGTCCCGTGAACAACTCGCGGAGATTGCGGAACAACCACAGTTACACTTTGATCCGGAAGTTGTTGAACTCGATCCGACAGATGAAATGCCTTCCTTCAGTGAGCGCGTCCGTGAAATCGGCATCTACAAACCGAGGATCTATCCCTTTGTCTCCCCTTATAAAAGTCAGTGGATTCCCGGAATTTTGGTCGAGGATGAGTCGGGAACACAGACGAAGCTGCAGGTTAAAACTGCGGAAGAGTTTACAGATCTGAAGCGGGTAATCCATGAGGCAAAACGAATAGGTCAAAAGCGCGTCAACTGGAGGGGGCAAGAGTTTCCTGTTCCTGATCTTGAGAAACATCTTCCGTTTATTGAAAAACAACTTAAGCACCGCAAGAAACCCACGCGTACTGAAAAAGAAAAATCAGAGACTACGGTTTTAATCATTGAAGAAAACATTGAAGATTCCCATTTTGTCGCTCCGTCAGGCTCTTCAGCTACAGAACCTTTTCGACATCTGCTTGAATCTCCGACAAACCTGAAACACGAATTCAAACTCTTACCTCATCAAGAGGAAGGACTCGCATGGGCGCAGCAGCTTTGGGAGAATAATTATCCAGGTGGCTTACTTGCTGACGATATGGGGCTTGGTAAAACGCTACAAGTGCTCTGTTTTTTGGAATGGCATCATGCAAAATTTCGTTCGCAGGAATCACAGCGGAAACCCTATCTCATCGTTGCTCCCATCGCACTTTTAGAAAATTGGGCAGCGGAGTATCCTAAGTTTTTTGATAAAGGTTCACTGAACTTTATCACATTGTACGGGAAGGCACTCCAAAACTTCAAATGTGATCCATCTGATGCTGACAACCTCCAAATTCCGGACATTGAAGGCGCGGAACGCCTCCGAGAATTACGCAAACGTCGCGGGGCACTTGATGTCAAGCAGATCCAAAATACCAATGTTGTGCTAACTACTTATGAGACCGTCCGCGATTTTCAATTAGATTTAGGCTTAATTCCGTGGGCGACAGTTGTCATTGACGAAGCACAACGTATCAAGACCCCCGGAACACTCGTCACAAATGCCTTGAAAGCACTCAAAACCGATTTTCGTCTCGCGATGACGGGAACCCCGGTTGAAAACTCCCTCATGGACCTCTGGTGCATCACAGATTTCGTGGCACCCGGCTATCTTGACAGCGGGAAAAGTTTCAATGCTGAATTTTGCCTACCTCTCAAGAAACCTGAAACTGACATTCGCGAACTGGGCGAACGCATTCGCGAACGCATCGGGGTTCATCTCAAGAGGCGACTCAAAACCGACATTCTTGACGATTTACCCGAGAAACATGTTCACGTCGACAAGTGTCAACACCAGATGCCGCCTACACAGATAGAACGTTATCACGCAGCTCTTCAAGCGGCATCGGGGAATGACTCCGCGACATCGCGACCCCCCAATCAGATTTTGCAATTACTACATCGATTACGAGATATATCCGACCATCCATTGTTAGCCGATTCGCAGTGGGAACAATTTTCTGCGACTGAGTTAATCGGGCAATCCGCAAAACTAATGGTCACAATAGAGTTGCTCGAAAACATCCGAGCCAAAAAGGAAAAAGTGATTCTGTTTTCGGAACGCAGGAAGACCCAGCACCTCTTAATATATATTCTGCGTGAATACTTTGGACTGACGGATATCTTTATCGTCAATGGTGGTACGCCTGGCAACACACAACGGGCAAATTCAATGAAAATGAGTCGCCAACAGAGTGTAGATCGTTTCCAGTCCAAGCAAGGTTTCAACGCCATCATCATGTCCCCTCTCGCTGCGGGCCTGGGGCTCAATATCACCGCAGCCAACCATGTTATCCACTATAGTCGTTGGTGGAACCCTGCCAAAGAAGACCAAGCGAGTGACAGGGTTTACCGTATCGGACAAAAACGCCCCGTACACATCTACCTACCCATGGCAACACATCCTAAGTTTCAAACATTTGACGTTATTCTGAACGAACTCCTTGAGCGAAAACGCCAACTTTCACATGGAACTCTGTTCCCAACCGAGCAAGTGGAGGTAACGCCCAAGGAAATTCTTGAGAAATTGCAACTCCATCCTTTTGGGAATAAGAAGGGCACCCCTCTAACGATAATAGACGTGGATAATCTGGATCCTGAATCGTTTGAAATTTTTGTTGCTGCCCTTTTTGAGAAGCAAGGGTATACGACGGAACACACTCCGTATTCAGGGGATAAAGGTGCGGATGTCGTTGCCTTTGAAAATAAGAATCGAACTGATGGTCTGCTTATACAGGCAAAACAGCGCAAAGCAGATACTAAACCAGGACCTGAAGCAATAGATGAAGTCATTGCGGCGAAATCTTTTTATGAAGAAAAGCATGGGATAACTTTCACACCCGCTGTCATAACAAACCGGAAGTTTAACAGGACCGCGCAGCAAGACGCTCGCAACAAGCGGGTAACGGTATACGAACGGAGGTGGATGAAAAAAAGTTTGGAGAAATACAGTGTGACGCAGACGGATATTGATAGATTTAAGTTTCAGGCGAGTTAGCAATCTTTTGTCTGTCAAATCAAAAACCTTTTTTCGCTTACAAAAAATTTTATTGCATTTGTGAAAAATAATTTAATCAATCCCGAAACTGCTGAATGCGAATAAATTTACTTGTTGTGGCGGAGAAATTATGATATAATGATTTCAATATCATTGGTAGGGAATCTTATAGCACCGCTGGTGTGTCTCTATCATGCCATTACCAAGTGAGATTGGGAAAACCGTGTGAATTCAAGTCAGAAATAGAACTGAATGAAGGGGCATCACAATGTCTAAAATAGAGGATTTTGCTTTTTATGGTGCGTCTGGATGTCAATATATTTTTCAAGTCTACCCTATTGGAACAGAATTCAAAGATATTGGAGCAGTTTACATTTTCACAAGGCGCGAGATAAATTCCCGAGGCGGAGTCATACATAATCTATTGTATATTGGGCGATCAAATTCGCTTCCGCGAAGACTCACGAGTTTACATCATAAATGGGAAGGTGTTCTGCGAAATAGGGGTAATTGTGTTTGTGTTTACTCAGAGTCTAATGATTCGGATCGAAACAGAATCGAAGATGATTTAATTCGTAAGTATCTACCTCCTCTCAATATGAGAATATAATGTGGAAAACTATAAGACGTTTTTGGCGAACTGGTAAAACTGGGATTGCCCTATTTTTACTTACGGTTGTGGTTTTAGTTTACACATATATTGTGATAAAATTTCAGCCACCTCAGCCTTGGAAACAAAATGTAGAGGATATTTCTACTTTTATTCCCCTTGCTGGGGTAATCGTCGGCGCACTAATAGGAGGTGTTGATTTTATCATGTTTTTGTCAGATTGGTATAGCGAAAGACAACAGAGGCGTATTAAGGAAGCTGAAGCGGAGGGGCTTGCTAAAGGAGCGGCAAAGTTCTACGCGGAGGTTAAAAGTTGGAATGACCGCAGAATTGAAGCTGAAAGCGAGGGTAAAGATTTCAATGAACCTATGCCGACTCCACGGAATATACAGGTTTCAACCCCCGTTGAAAAAACCACATACGATCATGCCGCAGATGACACTATTGTAGAATAGGGATGACGCTATCTGGGGTGTTGCCTTCTTATCCGGCGGCAACCACAATGGACGTTTGGTTCCATCTTCGACTTTACAGTGAGATTCGCGAGTGTTTGTGCTTGGGAGAGGTATGGTTCGTAAGGTAATCTCGGACGTATCCCCAATTGCGAATTGGAAGGAGGCGGGAGGTAAAAGGTTTACCCCGGCAATCCGCCTCCAACGTCCAATGATAATTATACCTAATTTCCAAAAGAAAGTCAAGTAAAAATTATTAATCTTCCTGCCAAGACCCTGCCTTTGGGTAGGAGATGTAGGCGGGCGTTGGATTTGAAAGCCAAAAAAAAGATTGCAGCAATACTCCTTTTTCACGTCACACATACCTTCGCAAATGCACCAAAGTCCGATCCACCGCCCCCAGATTTTCCTCAATCAATCGCTTCCCAATATTCCCCGCAGTTTCCCTCGCGTTCGTATCGTTCAACCACACAGTAACCGCATCCGCTAATTCTGGTGCCGTGTGAACCCGTTTTGCACCGCCGCGTTCCACGAGCAAAGACGCTTCATACGCATTCTGGATGGTTGGACCGAACAGGACGGGCTTCGCCATTGCAGCAGGTTCCATCACATTGTGAACGCTCCCACGAAAACTGCCCCCCACAAACGCTATGTCTGCCAACGTATACAATTTCGCAAGAAGTCCTACCCTATCGATGATCAGGACATCCACCACTGCTAAATCGACTTCAGATTTAAGTTCAGAAAAGCAGAGGTATATCAATTTCTCTCGATCCAGATGTCCACGGATCTCCCTTATCCGCGCAGGGGTCGGTTCATGTGGGACCAAGATTAAGTGAGGAAAAGAGTCGGGTGTCCTTTCACGGAGGCGTTGATATGCGGGCAATACCACCTTCTCGTCCTCCGCATAAGTGCTACCAGCGATAAGGATTGGGCGTTTCGTTGCAATATGGGAAACCGGCAAACCACGCCCTAAAGTCGCTTGTCCGGGGAAAAAATCCGTGTCGGATGCAACGGCTGTTGCCCGTCGGTAGACCTGCTCATAGCGAGTATCGCCGGTGACAACAATCTCGTGCGTTGATGAACACAATTCTTGAAAACGCGCCGCATCCCCTTCCGAAATCGCACAATGCACTCGGATGTGCTGATGCACACTCCGAAAAAAGGGTTTCGCGAAACGAGATAACCGTTTCGATGCAGCGTGCAGCGTCCCAGCAACCACAATAATCGGAATACCGTGTTGAGAGGCTTTCCAAACGAGGTTGGGCCAGATGTCAAATTTGGAAAACACGATCAATGTAGGTGCGATGAGACGTATCAAGCGTTTCGCGTTGCGCGGTGTATCCAACGGAAGGTAAACGGCGGCATCGGCGTAGGGATAGGCTTTCGCGTTTGGCGCGACTGACGGTGAGAAGTAGGTTAAAACAATTCGGGTCTCGGCATGAATCGCTTCAATGAGCGGTTTCGCTTGTTCAAATTCGCCGACAGAGGTAAAGTGAAACCATGCTGTTTTCTTCAGAGGTCGAGCCGTCTGCAGTTGATCTGTCAGTTCCGAAAATACTCGTTTGCGTCCCTTAATCCCTTCCTGAATCTTAGGCGTGCAGCACCCCGCGCTGTAAAAACCGATAAACATAATGGGGACAGCAAACAGGTTGTAGACAAGTTGCCAAAACATAGTGAACCTTAGAGGGAAGAAAGGATAGGAAACGGTGGGAGAATGGAAGGACAGATCTGATTTACGAGCCTTCCATTCTCCAGAGGCGTGATTATGAAAGGGACGGCTTATAGGATGTCTAAGATTTTCTTTTTCAGGGCATCTTTGGGCATCGCGCCGACAATCTGTCCATTCGGGACGACTTTACCGTCTTTGAACACAAGCAATGTTGGGATGCTCCGAACACCGTATTGCATCGCGGTCTGACGGTTATCATCAACGTTAACTTTTCCAACTTTAAAGGTCTCAGAGTTCTCACCCGCGAGTTCCTCCAAGATCGGTGCAATCATTTTGCAAGGACCGCACCATTCTGCCCAAAAGTCGACAACGACGGGTGTGTCTGATTGAAGAACCATTCCTTCAAACGTATCGTCACTGATTTCAAATGTGTTTCCAGCCATGATAGCTCCTTTTTTAGAATCTGGTAGGTGAACGCTACCTTCCTAATATTACGCGTTGTGCTAATTGACCATGTGTTTTGTTAAATTTCACAGTTGTTGGGTTTTCGTTGTAAATTGAACCTTGATTCCATTGCCTCTTTGTTTTCATATAGAGACTTTGGTTTAAAAATGGGGCAGTATGAACCGAAGCTGTCAAATTACAAGTGGCAAAAGATTAATACTGTGAAATCTAAATCTACAGAGAGTTAATTAGCACAAGCCGTTAATATTATTCTTCCGAATTAGTCTTATGAGTGCATTAATATGATACCCCATTCTGACGAAAATTGCCAATCAATTTTTCGTCCGTCCTACGTTTATTTTTTTCTTGCTAAAAAATGTGAGATATAATATACTGAAGGAAATTGATAATGAATTTTCTAATCAACGCGATGAATATAACGTTAATCCGAACTCACAATTGAAGGAGGTACCGCATGCCTGAGAAAGATAAAAAGCAGGGAACGAACATCTCGCGCAGGAACTTCTTGAAAGGCGTAGGTACAGGTACCGTTGCCGCAACTGTTGCACCGAGCGTCTTGATCGGAAGTGAAAAAGCCGCCGATGCCCAAGCGGGCGACGCTATCGCGAATGCGACAATCGAACTCAATATCAACGGTAAGTCGTATCAAGTCGAGGTTGAAGCGCGCACAACGCTTCTAACCGTTTTGCGCGACGGAATTGATACCGGCGGGAACAACATCGACTTAACCGGTGCCAAACTAATTTGCGATCGTGGGGAGTGTGGTGGCTGTACCGTCATGGTAGATGGGAAGTCAGTCTACGCTTGCATGATGCTCGCAATTGATGCACAGGGCAAGCAGCTAACAACCGTCGAGGGATTAGCAGACGGCGACGATTTGCACCCTGTTCAGGAAGCATTCATCCAACACGACGCACTGATGTGTGGATTCTGCACACCCGGTTTCATCGTCTCATCCGCAGCACTGTTGAACGAGAACGCGAATCCGACGCTTGAAGAAATTAAAGTCGGCTTGTCTGGAAACACGTGTCGCTGTGGAACCTATCCATTCATCTTTGATGCCGTCAAAACCGCATCAGGGAAGGTGTGATTTGAAAGCAAGGATTGACTTGCGAGACGCAAGAGCCTATCGCGCCAATGGGGCAGTTGGCTATAGGAGGAAAACACATGGCATCATGGGGAGAAGCAAGTGAATCTCGCCTTATCGGGAAACGGGTAACCCGTTTGTCCGGTAAGGATAAAGTCACTGGAAAAGCGAAGTATACTTTTGACATCAATGAACCGGGGATGCTTTACGGACGCATCTTGCGTTCTGAAACCGCACACGCTACCGTTATGGGGATTGACCTGAGCGAGGCAGAAGCATTACCTGGCGTCAAGGCTGTTATCCCACTCATTGAGGTGGGGAATAAACTCCGGTACCAAGGGCAGGAAATTGCCGCTGTTGCCGCTGAAACGGATGACATCGCTAAGGACGCGATCCGCCTCATTCATGTTGACTTGGAGGAATTGCCGCACGTCGTCACAGAAGATGACGCGATGTCAGAAGGCGCGCCGCAAATCCGAGAGGATTGGGCGGGTAATCAGAGCGAACCGAATGTCAGAGAAGATGGCGACATCAATGCTGGATTTGATGAAGCCGCTGTTGAGGTCGAGGCGACCTATCACACGCCTGTTCAGACGCACGTTTGTTTGGAAACGCATGGACACGTCGCAAAATGGGAAGATGAACAGAATCTTACCGTTTGGGCATCTACACAGGGCGTTTTTGGCGTTCGTAACGATTTCGCGCAGCATTTTGAATTGCCGGCAAACCAGGTGAGGGTTATTACGGAACACATGGGTGGCGGATTTGGGAGCAAATTCGGACCCGGTATAGAAGGACGCACTGCGGTTGAATTGGCACGTATTACGGGGAAAGCCGTCAAGTTAATGCTGACCCGAAAAGCCGAGCATCTTGTTGCTGGCAATAGACCTTCAATGACACAGCAAGTCCGCGCCGGGGCGACAAGCGACGGACGGCTTATCGCTTACGATATGAAGGGCTACGGCACAGGGGGTATCTCCAGCGGGGCAGGTTTCACAGGACCTTACGTCTACCACGTCCCAAACAGTCGGGCAGAACGCGTTAACGTGGCTGTCAACGCTGGCAATCAACGCGCCATGCGCGCGCCCGGACACCCGCAGGGAGCATTCGCAATGGACTCTCTGATGGATGAACTTGCCGAAAAACTCGGTATGGATCCAGTGGAGTTTCGGCGTATCAATGATCCGAATGAAGTGCGTCAGGCGCAATACACCCTCGGTGCACAAGAGATAGGGTGGCACCGCCGTAACAGTGTACCCGGCTCCGGCACAAGCGTGAAAAAGCGCGGCATGGGAGTTGGCAGCGGACAATGGGGTGGCGGTGGCGGACGCGGCACAGAAGCCCGCGTCACTATCAATGCAGATGGCACCGTTGAAGCCGTCACAGGTACACAAGACATTGGAACCGGTATCCGCACTGTTATTGCAATGATTGTTGCCGAAGAATTCGGGCTTGAGACTACCGATGTCCGTGTGAAGGTCGGCGATAGCCAACCCGGACTGCCCTCTGGTGGCAGTGGCGGTAGTCAAACAACGCCGTCCGTGGCACC is a genomic window containing:
- the trxA gene encoding thioredoxin, with the protein product MAGNTFEISDDTFEGMVLQSDTPVVVDFWAEWCGPCKMIAPILEELAGENSETFKVGKVNVDDNRQTAMQYGVRSIPTLLVFKDGKVVPNGQIVGAMPKDALKKKILDIL
- a CDS encoding twin-arginine translocation signal domain-containing protein gives rise to the protein MPEKDKKQGTNISRRNFLKGVGTGTVAATVAPSVLIGSEKAADAQAGDAIANATIELNINGKSYQVEVEARTTLLTVLRDGIDTGGNNIDLTGAKLICDRGECGGCTVMVDGKSVYACMMLAIDAQGKQLTTVEGLADGDDLHPVQEAFIQHDALMCGFCTPGFIVSSAALLNENANPTLEEIKVGLSGNTCRCGTYPFIFDAVKTASGKV
- a CDS encoding xanthine dehydrogenase family protein molybdopterin-binding subunit: MASWGEASESRLIGKRVTRLSGKDKVTGKAKYTFDINEPGMLYGRILRSETAHATVMGIDLSEAEALPGVKAVIPLIEVGNKLRYQGQEIAAVAAETDDIAKDAIRLIHVDLEELPHVVTEDDAMSEGAPQIREDWAGNQSEPNVREDGDINAGFDEAAVEVEATYHTPVQTHVCLETHGHVAKWEDEQNLTVWASTQGVFGVRNDFAQHFELPANQVRVITEHMGGGFGSKFGPGIEGRTAVELARITGKAVKLMLTRKAEHLVAGNRPSMTQQVRAGATSDGRLIAYDMKGYGTGGISSGAGFTGPYVYHVPNSRAERVNVAVNAGNQRAMRAPGHPQGAFAMDSLMDELAEKLGMDPVEFRRINDPNEVRQAQYTLGAQEIGWHRRNSVPGSGTSVKKRGMGVGSGQWGGGGGRGTEARVTINADGTVEAVTGTQDIGTGIRTVIAMIVAEEFGLETTDVRVKVGDSQPGLPSGGSGGSQTTPSVAPVIKTAAAAARQKLFERIAPLLDAPVGDLRVGTGTIYAVSDRTKTITWKQATGQLGMESISEGGTWEEDLRQNGAAGTQFAEVEIDTQTGAIRVIKIVAVQDCGLAINRLTTESQVNGGVIMGLGQAILEERFMDPVTGRMLNANLEDYKVPGTFEIPEIKSIVFDTHRKVTGVGEPPCIPTPGAIANAVYNAIGVRIRSLPITPDKILDALAEKA